gaaggataaacagagagggtcTGGGCGGAGGAGAGAAGTCATGTACAGTCTACGTCAGCCTAACCGCGGGTTAAAGCTCCCCCTTAGCAGCTGATCCTCTTTCTCCTGGTCCTTCAGCTCCGACCACCTCATTCTGACCAGCTACCACAGTTCAGTTTAAACATCTCCTCTGAAGCTGTGCTGCTGGTTGGTTTACACCGGGAGAGGACCGATCAGAGCTGCTGCTGTGTGACCAGCCCGGGGGTGGAGATCTCCTGGACTTGAAGTGAGACGAGAAGGAGTGTCAAGGTTCAAAGGTCATGGTCAAGTTCCCGGGGACAaggtcagggggggggggggggggggggtcaaaccCAAACCTAACCCCCGAACAACCATCCGGCCGAGATGCAGGCCACCGCTAACCGCCAGCTCTGTTCATTACCTCGCCGtggcggaggaggaggagactagCTGAGTGAGGTAGTCTCTCAGCTCCTTGGCGGCCGTGAAGCGTCCGTAGCGTTTTTTAGGGTTGGTACACTCGTCCAACAGAGCTTCTAGCTGGCCGTCTTTGGCTATGTGGGCGGGGGGGTCGTGGAGCAGGCCGCCCGTGGTCCCTCGCCACGTGGCGTAACGCGACAGCAGGTTCTGACACACGGCGTAGTAGTTGTGGTCCACTGTGACGCGGTTACACAGAGACTCCTTGGAGAAGGACAGGCAGGCCTCTTTGTCACAGTCCTCGAAGCGACTCTCGTACCACAGGTCATAGTTCTCTGGtttatctggagagagagagagagataaatgtgagacaggtagacagacaggtaaGACCACAGACAGGTACCACAGGTTATAGTTCTCTGGTTTAtctggagagagcgagagagagagaaatgtgagacaggtagacagacaggtaaGACCACAGACAGGTACCACAGGTTATAGTTCTCTGGtttatctggagagagagagagaaatgtgagacaggtagacagacaggtaaGACCACAGACAGGTACCACAGGTTATAGTTCTCTGGtttatctggagagagagagcgagagagagaaacgtgagacaggtagacagacagacggacaggtgTCACCCATGGTCGttctctggagggagagaggtgagacatggtcgttctctggagggagagaggtgagacatggtcgtcctctggagggagagaggtgagacatggtCGTCCTCtgaagggagagaggtgagacatggtcgttctctggagggagagaggtgagacatggtcgttctctggagggagagaggtgagacatggtCGTTCTCTGAAGGGAGAGAAGTGAGACATGGTCGttctctggagggagagaggtgagacatggtcgttctctggagggagagaggtgagacatggtcgttctctggagggagagaggtgagacatggtcgttctctggagggagagaggtgagacatggtcgttctctggagggagagaggtgagacatggtcgtcctctggagggagagaggtgagacatggtCGTCCTCtgaagggagagaggtgagacatggtcgttctctggagggagagaggtgagacatggtcgttctctggagggagagaggtgagacatggtCGTTCTCTGAAGGGAGAGAAGTGAGACATGGTCGttctctggagggagagaggtgagacatggtcgttctctggagggagagaggtgagacatggtcgttctctggagggagagaggtgagacatggtcgttctctggagggagagaggtgagacatggtcgttctctggagggagagaggtgagacatggtcgtcctctggagggagagaggtgagacatggtcgtcctctggagggagagaggtgagacatggtCGTCCTCtgaagggagagaggtgagacatggtcgtcctctggagggagagaggtgagacatggtcgttctctggagggagagaggtgagacatggtcgttctctggagggagagaggtgagacatggtcgttctctggagggagagaggtgagacatggttgttctctggagggagagaggtgagacatggtcgtcctctggagggagagaggtgagacatggtCGTCCTCtgaagggagagaggtgagacatggtcattctctggagggagagaggtgagacatggtcgttctctggagggagagaggtgagacatggtCGTTCTCtgaagggagagaggtgagacatggtCGTTCTCTGAAGGGAGAAAGGTGAGACATGGTCGTCCTCTGAAGGGAGAAAGGTGAGACATGGTCGttctctggagggagagaggtgagacatggtcgttctctggagggagagaggtgagacatggtcgttctctggagggagagaggtgagacatggtcgttctctggagggagagaggtgagacatggtcgtcctctggagggagagaggtgagacatggtCGTCCTCtgaagggagagaggtgagacatggtcgttctctggagggagagaggtgagacatggtcgttctctggagggagagaggtgagacatggtcgttctctggagggagagaggtgagacatggtcgtcctctggagggagagaggtgagacatggtCGTCCTCtgaagggagagaggtgagacatggtcgttctctggagggagagaggtgagacatggtcgttctctggagggagagaggtgagacatggtcgttctctggagggagagaggtgagacatggtcgttctctggagggagagaggt
Above is a genomic segment from Salvelinus namaycush isolate Seneca unplaced genomic scaffold, SaNama_1.0 Scaffold186, whole genome shotgun sequence containing:
- the LOC120037766 gene encoding divergent protein kinase domain 2A isoform X2 encodes the protein MTLAFNPEPLVLQSFPSDEGWPFAKYLGACGRVVAVNYVGEELWSFYNAPWDKRVDLARQLMDIAEQLTNNDFEFALYLLDVSFDNFAVGPRDGKVIVVDGENVLVADKRLIKQNKPENYDLWYESRFEDCDKEACLSFSKESLCNRVTVDHNYYAVCQNLLSRYATWRGTTGGLLHDPPAHIAKDGQLEALLDECTNPKKRYGRFTAAKELRDYLTQLVSSSSATAR